Proteins from one Fundidesulfovibrio magnetotacticus genomic window:
- a CDS encoding YkgJ family cysteine cluster protein, whose product MASKHFQCTRCGRCCRASIPLGLAEALDHDESFLLALVFSMETWNLDDFAANRPVLPITHEDLFTTLAFRKDKLAMDASRDLVFRVGRAPSGTQRLATFVTVGAAALGDFHAGQARCPSLAPDDTCSIYDRRPLGCRVFPLDPLFPEMLQHVPLAGLETRLPCDFSPQAPEIWREGSLTDPEALALLARRQETIRRDSLFLPYYRVAAEAFRPMPTLPEILKSLGGNGRLDLPFAPALVYLTAAGAISPERAERCLERQTALARKAVEQALARKDKAERARTAVLRNCLSLMESFTGRIAQAADTAPKG is encoded by the coding sequence ATGGCATCCAAGCATTTCCAGTGCACCCGCTGCGGCCGCTGCTGCCGCGCCAGCATCCCCCTGGGCCTGGCGGAGGCCCTGGACCACGACGAGTCCTTCCTCCTGGCTCTGGTCTTCTCCATGGAGACCTGGAACCTGGACGACTTCGCCGCCAACCGCCCGGTCCTGCCCATCACCCACGAGGATCTCTTCACCACCCTGGCCTTCCGCAAGGACAAGCTGGCCATGGACGCCAGCCGCGATCTGGTGTTCCGCGTGGGACGCGCACCCTCGGGCACGCAACGCCTGGCCACCTTCGTCACCGTGGGGGCCGCCGCCCTGGGCGACTTCCATGCGGGCCAGGCCCGCTGCCCCTCCCTGGCCCCGGACGACACCTGCTCCATCTACGATCGCCGCCCCCTGGGCTGCCGCGTCTTCCCCCTGGACCCCCTCTTCCCGGAAATGCTCCAGCACGTGCCCCTTGCGGGCCTGGAGACGCGCCTGCCCTGCGACTTCTCCCCCCAGGCCCCCGAAATCTGGCGCGAAGGCAGCCTGACCGATCCCGAAGCGCTGGCCCTGCTCGCCAGACGCCAGGAGACCATCCGGCGCGACTCCCTCTTCCTGCCCTACTACCGCGTGGCCGCCGAGGCCTTCCGGCCCATGCCCACGCTCCCCGAGATCCTCAAGAGCCTCGGGGGCAACGGACGCCTGGACCTGCCCTTCGCGCCCGCCCTGGTCTATCTCACGGCCGCCGGGGCCATCAGCCCCGAGCGCGCCGAGCGCTGCCTGGAACGCCAGACCGCACTGGCCCGCAAGGCCGTGGAACAGGCGCTGGCCCGCAAGGACAAGGCAGAGCGCGCACGCACCGCCGTGCTGCGCAACTGCCTGTCCCTCATGGAAAGCTTCACGGGCCGCATCGCCCAGGCCGCCGACACCGCCCCCAAGGGCTGA
- a CDS encoding AlbA family DNA-binding domain-containing protein, with product MSPGKARLLTLAALVLVVSAGVLAALEYDKLRREFSEQVTLSESRAVRDALGMFLAPPLAALQATGKLLAQSGGGRTPAEALLVTRTALADEPGLACAVLTDASGVLAMACRDGQDALTFLRPATGLAGGVWERTRPGGAAIPAASAADMKALGDLLAEAASTQAPGHPAWPAWTWAHRLPGLPGHALSALVPAGAGGDASLLAFSFSLDSLRAALDQALPEGARALLFTSGGQALRASLGTGATGPDGEALFAGPEALDDPLLQSALTAWIAAGKPSGEAFAFTRDGEEWWAAVNALRDDDVRTLAGMALPRRALFELLFRGNRAPLYAGAGLAMAVLLLASLAVAARGRKRRAQAFFEAEAEVEALLAAGESETLEFKSTLRFNLAAGRPGKEIEMASMKAITAFMNSSGGVLAVGVDDQGEPLGLEPDGFENEDHLLRHFTSLFAQHVGIEFLGLAAFGMRSCRGRRILLVRCAPSREPVILKGGKEEEFYLRAGPSSRKLSLSDVLRHVAKGRREL from the coding sequence GTGTCCCCCGGCAAAGCACGCCTTCTGACCCTGGCGGCCCTGGTCCTGGTGGTCTCCGCGGGCGTCCTGGCCGCCCTGGAGTACGACAAGCTGCGCCGCGAGTTCTCCGAGCAGGTCACCCTCTCCGAGAGCCGCGCCGTGCGCGACGCCCTGGGAATGTTCCTGGCCCCGCCCCTGGCGGCGCTCCAGGCCACGGGCAAGCTCCTGGCCCAGTCGGGCGGGGGCCGCACGCCCGCCGAGGCCCTGCTCGTGACGCGCACGGCCCTTGCCGACGAACCGGGCCTGGCCTGCGCCGTCCTCACCGACGCCTCTGGCGTGCTGGCCATGGCCTGCCGCGACGGCCAGGATGCCCTGACCTTCCTGCGCCCGGCCACCGGCCTGGCAGGAGGCGTGTGGGAGCGCACGCGCCCGGGCGGCGCGGCCATCCCCGCCGCGTCGGCAGCGGACATGAAGGCCCTGGGCGATCTCCTGGCCGAGGCAGCCTCGACCCAGGCCCCCGGGCATCCCGCATGGCCCGCCTGGACCTGGGCCCACCGCCTGCCCGGGCTGCCCGGCCACGCCCTTTCGGCCTTGGTCCCGGCCGGGGCCGGCGGCGACGCGTCCCTGCTGGCCTTCAGCTTCTCGCTGGATTCTCTGCGCGCCGCTCTGGACCAGGCCCTGCCTGAAGGGGCGCGCGCCCTGCTCTTCACCTCCGGCGGGCAGGCCCTGCGCGCCTCCCTGGGCACGGGCGCGACCGGACCGGACGGCGAGGCCCTCTTCGCAGGACCGGAAGCCCTGGACGATCCCCTTCTGCAATCGGCCCTGACCGCCTGGATCGCGGCGGGTAAACCCTCCGGCGAGGCCTTCGCCTTCACGCGCGACGGCGAGGAGTGGTGGGCCGCCGTGAACGCCCTGCGCGACGACGATGTGCGCACCCTGGCGGGAATGGCCCTGCCCCGCCGGGCGCTCTTCGAGCTGCTCTTCCGAGGCAACCGCGCGCCCCTCTACGCCGGGGCGGGGCTGGCCATGGCCGTGCTCCTTCTGGCATCCCTGGCCGTGGCCGCGCGGGGCCGCAAGCGGCGCGCCCAGGCCTTTTTCGAGGCCGAGGCAGAGGTGGAAGCCCTCCTGGCAGCCGGGGAGTCCGAAACCCTTGAGTTCAAGTCCACCCTGCGCTTCAATCTCGCGGCGGGGCGCCCCGGCAAGGAGATCGAAATGGCCTCCATGAAGGCCATCACGGCCTTCATGAATTCCTCGGGAGGGGTGCTCGCCGTGGGCGTGGACGACCAGGGCGAACCCCTGGGCCTGGAACCGGACGGCTTCGAGAACGAGGACCACCTCCTGCGCCATTTCACCTCGCTCTTCGCCCAGCACGTGGGCATTGAGTTCCTGGGGCTGGCGGCTTTCGGCATGCGCTCCTGCCGGGGCAGGCGCATCCTCCTGGTGCGCTGCGCGCCTTCGCGCGAGCCCGTGATCCTTAAGGGCGGCAAGGAGGAGGAATTCTACCTGCGCGCCGGTCCCTCCAGCCGCAAGCTCTCCCTTTCAGACGTGCTGCGCCACGTGGCGAAGGGCCGCAGGGAGCTCTGA
- a CDS encoding EAL and HDOD domain-containing protein, whose product MPLAESAPTLYVDTFFARQPVFRADTSVFGYELLYRSGSEDDTGDYSDEDAASLLVLSSALASPAGAGKPDRKAIVHFSERSLLTDLHAALPPESTALIIKPRRHAGEGYLQTLRKARSRGFTLMLDSLEPDACDPALLELARVVCLDLAGQTPQRLADAARALKTPGRQLLARGVEDDQGLRRAKDLGFDLFQGFFFARPVIVPGRKLPTGRLARLSIHKTLGKGEDALEELARVIESDVSVSYRLLTFINSASFSARQKVSSIRHALNLLGWRKVRGWLLMVVLSELLPKGKPSELPYLSTIRARFLERASSGLAPGGVTPDTLFLMGLFSLLEPMLDTPMPELVDQLPLDDAVKDALSGKHNGFTPWLHLARCFETGDWSRLDELTTRLSLDPVKVASSYCEALVWAKALEEQASETP is encoded by the coding sequence ATGCCCCTTGCCGAGTCTGCCCCCACGCTCTACGTGGACACTTTTTTCGCACGCCAGCCCGTGTTCCGGGCGGACACCTCCGTGTTCGGCTACGAACTGCTCTACCGCAGCGGCAGCGAGGACGACACCGGAGACTATTCCGACGAGGACGCGGCCTCCCTGCTGGTGCTCTCCTCGGCGCTGGCCTCGCCCGCTGGGGCGGGCAAGCCCGACCGCAAGGCGATCGTGCATTTTTCGGAGCGCTCGCTCCTCACGGACCTGCACGCAGCCCTGCCGCCCGAGAGCACCGCGCTGATCATCAAGCCGCGCCGCCACGCCGGGGAGGGCTATCTCCAGACCCTGCGCAAGGCCCGCTCGCGCGGGTTCACCCTGATGCTGGACTCCCTCGAACCGGACGCCTGCGACCCCGCCCTCCTGGAGCTGGCCCGGGTGGTCTGCCTGGACCTGGCCGGACAGACGCCCCAGCGGCTGGCCGACGCCGCGCGCGCCCTCAAGACGCCCGGACGCCAACTCCTGGCCCGTGGCGTGGAAGACGACCAGGGCCTGCGCCGGGCCAAGGACCTGGGCTTCGACCTCTTCCAGGGCTTCTTCTTCGCCAGGCCCGTCATCGTGCCGGGCCGCAAGCTCCCGACGGGACGCCTGGCCCGCCTCTCCATCCACAAGACCCTGGGCAAGGGGGAGGACGCGCTGGAGGAGCTGGCCCGGGTCATCGAATCCGACGTGTCGGTGAGCTATCGCCTGCTCACGTTCATCAACTCCGCGTCCTTCTCGGCGCGCCAGAAGGTCAGCTCCATCCGCCACGCCCTGAATCTGTTGGGCTGGCGCAAGGTGCGCGGCTGGCTCCTGATGGTGGTGCTCTCCGAGCTTTTGCCCAAGGGCAAGCCCTCGGAGCTGCCCTACCTCTCCACCATCCGGGCGCGTTTCCTGGAGCGCGCCTCGTCCGGCCTGGCCCCCGGGGGAGTGACTCCGGACACGCTCTTCCTCATGGGCCTTTTTTCCCTGCTGGAGCCCATGCTGGACACCCCCATGCCGGAACTGGTGGACCAACTCCCCCTGGACGACGCCGTGAAGGACGCCCTGAGCGGCAAGCACAACGGCTTCACCCCCTGGCTTCACCTGGCGCGCTGTTTCGAGACGGGCGACTGGTCCCGACTCGACGAACTCACGACCCGGCTGTCCCTGGACCCCGTGAAAGTGGCCAGCTCCTACTGCGAGGCTTTGGTGTGGGCCAAAGCCCTGGAGGAGCAGGCCTCCGAAACCCCCTAA
- a CDS encoding ATP-binding protein: MKGLRGALTRRLASDRQFLAVLLAVFAGAVVSTALAYSHTRKTVEALARTQFLQSLDFLDHEVDVQVRGMIFQTRLVSQEPVLLLALEESYLGGSARAAARRKLESLVEDGVFERFYLMNMKGAIVLASNPALAGTLDVSDRRYYREAREGRPALETVETSRVTARPILVASQPVRAADGSVRGVVVAIRDTAAFARDILALPHLGGLGVGFILGKHGSVLAAPPQGDQPTFQPDPFVPLIVHGADSNQLVRFDRQGVTRICLAKINRITGWILAVEADDALVLSPVNHLAAVNVGVALGTLALVALALGALRKVLANLRRSEERFSMLFRLSPEAALLLDANDLSVLAVNEAYTRLTGYAPSEVLGRSIPQIQPEIDRARLDAFHADVLRGGRVVDREFEGRRNDGQTFRVSVSGQIIESESGLWLMILLHDVTQARKIQEMMIQTEKMLSVGGIAAGIAHEINNPLGIVVQASQNLVQRTRPDHPKNIEAAREVGVDMGLVARYFQARQLDVFVQDIQGAALRAASIIRHMLDFSRSSESRRKPCDLAAILEKALSLAANDYDLKKSYDFKRITIDRDFEPNLPSVPCTETEIEQVFLNILRNAAQAMAEAPPRPEGPRIGLRLRALSGRVQAVFEDNGPGMSPEARRRAFEPFYTTKAPGVGTGLGLSVSYFIVVKGHGGRMTLDSAQGRGARFTLELPLGDAPLDPAA, translated from the coding sequence ATGAAGGGGCTGCGTGGCGCGCTCACCCGCCGCCTTGCCTCGGACCGCCAGTTCCTGGCCGTCCTGCTTGCCGTGTTCGCCGGGGCCGTGGTCAGCACAGCCCTGGCCTACTCCCACACGCGCAAGACGGTGGAAGCGCTGGCCCGCACCCAGTTTCTCCAGAGCCTGGACTTCTTGGACCACGAAGTGGACGTGCAGGTGCGCGGAATGATCTTCCAGACCCGCCTGGTGAGCCAGGAGCCCGTGCTCCTGCTGGCCCTGGAAGAAAGCTACCTGGGCGGCTCGGCCCGGGCGGCCGCCCGGCGCAAACTGGAAAGCCTGGTGGAGGACGGCGTTTTCGAACGCTTCTACCTGATGAACATGAAAGGCGCGATCGTCCTGGCCTCCAACCCCGCCCTGGCCGGGACCCTGGACGTGTCCGACCGGCGCTACTACCGCGAAGCACGCGAGGGCCGCCCCGCCCTGGAGACGGTGGAGACCTCCCGGGTGACCGCACGGCCCATTCTTGTCGCCTCGCAACCCGTGCGCGCGGCCGACGGCTCCGTGCGCGGCGTCGTGGTGGCCATCCGGGACACCGCCGCCTTCGCCCGGGACATCCTGGCCCTGCCGCATCTGGGGGGGCTCGGCGTCGGCTTCATCCTTGGCAAGCACGGCAGCGTGCTGGCCGCACCGCCTCAGGGCGATCAGCCAACCTTCCAGCCGGACCCCTTCGTCCCCCTGATCGTCCACGGGGCGGACTCGAACCAATTGGTGCGTTTCGATCGACAGGGCGTCACGCGCATCTGCCTGGCCAAGATCAACCGCATCACGGGCTGGATCCTGGCCGTGGAAGCCGACGATGCCCTGGTGCTCTCCCCGGTGAACCACCTGGCCGCCGTGAACGTGGGCGTGGCCCTGGGCACGCTTGCCCTGGTTGCGCTTGCCCTCGGGGCGCTGCGCAAAGTGCTGGCCAACCTGCGCCGCTCCGAGGAGCGTTTCTCCATGCTCTTTCGCCTCTCGCCCGAGGCAGCGCTGCTCCTGGACGCCAACGACCTCTCCGTGCTCGCCGTCAACGAGGCCTACACCCGCCTCACGGGCTACGCGCCCTCCGAGGTGCTGGGGCGCTCCATTCCCCAGATCCAACCGGAGATCGACCGCGCCCGGCTGGATGCCTTCCACGCCGACGTGCTGCGCGGGGGACGCGTCGTGGACCGCGAGTTCGAGGGACGCCGCAACGACGGGCAAACCTTCAGGGTCTCCGTCTCCGGCCAGATCATCGAGAGCGAGTCCGGCCTGTGGCTCATGATTCTCCTGCACGACGTCACCCAGGCCCGCAAAATCCAGGAGATGATGATCCAGACCGAAAAGATGCTCTCCGTGGGCGGCATCGCGGCGGGCATCGCCCACGAGATCAACAACCCTCTGGGCATCGTGGTCCAGGCCTCCCAGAACCTCGTGCAGCGCACCCGCCCGGACCACCCGAAGAACATTGAGGCCGCCCGCGAGGTGGGCGTGGACATGGGCCTCGTGGCCCGCTACTTCCAGGCCCGCCAGCTTGACGTGTTCGTCCAGGACATCCAGGGCGCCGCCTTGCGCGCCGCGAGCATCATCCGCCACATGCTGGACTTCAGCCGCAGCAGCGAGTCGCGCCGCAAACCCTGCGACCTGGCCGCCATCCTGGAAAAGGCCCTCTCCCTGGCCGCCAACGACTACGACCTCAAGAAAAGCTACGACTTCAAGCGCATCACCATAGACAGGGACTTTGAACCCAACCTCCCCTCCGTGCCCTGCACCGAAACCGAGATAGAGCAGGTGTTCCTGAACATCCTGCGCAACGCCGCCCAGGCCATGGCCGAAGCCCCGCCCCGCCCGGAAGGGCCGCGCATTGGCCTGCGCCTGCGAGCCTTGTCCGGCCGCGTCCAGGCCGTTTTCGAGGACAACGGCCCGGGCATGAGCCCCGAAGCGCGCCGCCGCGCCTTTGAGCCCTTCTACACCACCAAGGCCCCGGGCGTGGGCACGGGGCTCGGCCTCTCGGTCTCCTACTTCATCGTGGTCAAGGGCCACGGAGGGCGCATGACCCTGGACTCCGCGCAAGGCCGGGGCGCGCGCTTCACCCTGGAGCTGCCCCTGGGCGACGCCCCCCTGGACCCCGCCGCCTGA
- a CDS encoding GNAT family N-acetyltransferase, with amino-acid sequence MTQPAQSLTASFRRSMRDFDPLLWNALTQDAPPFMRHEWLDLLERSGAVSLQNGWMPLHCAVSAGDALVAAAPLYLKGHGLGEFVYDQLWAGLAARVNQPYYPKLLAASPFTPVAGYRFLSLPGMERNGLIRGMLGAMERLARENGFTGVHALFLDDAFADVLEAQGLPLWEHQGFLWENENYRDFQDFLERFRAGQRKNIRRERQRLLDSGVRVEIVPAGQAPAPWFRLMHRYYDATNDKFGEFGCKYLPQAFFDGLADPALHDFLVFSAAFLPGDPEPVGLALLAHGGGGLYGRYWGAREEVPFLHFELCYYAPIEWAIERGLAFFDPGMGGEHKPRRGFASRITRSAHRFLDPVMAGLFEVNIAQVNRLTREYADDLASMARFKERPR; translated from the coding sequence ATGACACAGCCCGCCCAGAGCCTCACGGCCTCCTTCCGGCGCTCCATGCGCGACTTCGACCCCCTCCTCTGGAACGCCCTGACGCAGGACGCCCCGCCCTTTATGCGCCACGAATGGCTGGACCTCCTGGAGCGCAGCGGGGCCGTGAGCCTCCAGAACGGCTGGATGCCCCTGCACTGCGCCGTCTCGGCGGGCGACGCCCTGGTGGCGGCCGCGCCCCTCTATCTCAAGGGGCACGGACTGGGCGAATTCGTCTACGACCAGCTCTGGGCCGGACTGGCCGCGCGCGTGAACCAGCCCTATTACCCCAAGCTGCTGGCGGCCAGCCCCTTCACCCCCGTGGCGGGCTACCGCTTCCTCTCCCTGCCCGGCATGGAGCGCAACGGCCTGATACGGGGCATGCTCGGGGCCATGGAACGCCTGGCCCGGGAGAACGGCTTCACGGGCGTGCACGCCCTCTTCCTGGACGACGCCTTCGCGGACGTCCTGGAAGCCCAGGGTCTGCCCCTCTGGGAACACCAGGGCTTCCTCTGGGAAAACGAGAACTACCGCGACTTCCAGGACTTCCTGGAACGCTTCCGGGCCGGCCAGCGCAAGAACATCCGGCGCGAGCGCCAGCGCCTGCTCGATTCCGGCGTGCGCGTGGAGATCGTGCCCGCCGGACAGGCCCCGGCCCCCTGGTTTCGCCTCATGCACCGCTATTACGACGCCACCAACGACAAATTCGGGGAGTTCGGCTGCAAATACCTGCCCCAGGCCTTCTTCGATGGTCTGGCGGACCCCGCGCTGCACGATTTCCTGGTCTTCTCGGCGGCCTTTCTCCCGGGCGACCCCGAGCCCGTCGGTCTGGCCCTGCTGGCCCACGGCGGCGGCGGGCTCTACGGCCGCTACTGGGGAGCGCGCGAGGAGGTCCCTTTCCTGCACTTCGAGCTGTGCTACTACGCCCCCATCGAATGGGCCATCGAACGCGGCCTCGCCTTCTTCGACCCCGGCATGGGCGGCGAACACAAGCCGCGCAGGGGCTTCGCCTCGCGCATCACCCGCAGCGCCCACCGCTTCCTGGACCCCGTGATGGCCGGACTCTTCGAGGTCAACATCGCCCAGGTGAACCGCCTCACTCGCGAGTACGCCGACGACCTGGCCTCCATGGCCCGGTTCAAGGAGCGCCCGAGGTGA
- a CDS encoding DUF429 domain-containing protein: MRIHGIDFTSTPARAKPLVCADACLEGGVLAVESLTVFEGPGDRAFEALAAHLLSGGTAVAGFDFPFSLSRKVLVGPHPLFPDMSWPAPWEPFARRLADLSREDFAALLEAYKAPRPKGDKQHKRLADEAARAQSPQTLHYTPVARMFHAGAALFLKHGFDVAPQRRTDCPLTAVEAYPGLFVREMAGKAPYKAEAADRANNRPEPARARHEARARILDALEGPACRARYGLRTVLAPRVRERALEDATGDTLDSALCALQAAWAWERRSQGWGMPGPERVDPAMLAFEGWIADPACIAPARP, translated from the coding sequence ATGCGCATCCACGGAATAGACTTCACCAGCACCCCGGCCCGGGCCAAGCCCCTGGTCTGCGCCGACGCGTGCCTGGAGGGCGGCGTGCTCGCGGTGGAGTCCCTGACCGTGTTCGAGGGGCCGGGCGATCGGGCCTTCGAGGCACTGGCCGCGCACCTGCTCTCCGGGGGGACTGCCGTGGCCGGGTTCGATTTCCCCTTCTCCCTCTCGCGCAAGGTCCTCGTCGGCCCGCACCCCCTCTTCCCGGACATGTCCTGGCCCGCGCCCTGGGAGCCCTTCGCGCGCAGGCTCGCGGACCTCTCACGGGAGGACTTCGCGGCCCTCCTGGAGGCCTACAAGGCCCCCCGGCCCAAGGGCGACAAGCAGCACAAACGCCTGGCCGACGAGGCCGCCCGCGCCCAAAGCCCCCAGACGCTCCACTACACCCCCGTGGCCCGCATGTTCCACGCCGGGGCCGCCCTCTTCCTGAAGCACGGCTTCGACGTGGCCCCACAGCGCCGCACGGACTGCCCCCTCACCGCCGTGGAGGCCTACCCGGGCCTCTTCGTGCGCGAGATGGCAGGCAAGGCCCCCTACAAGGCCGAGGCTGCCGACCGCGCCAACAACAGGCCCGAACCCGCCCGGGCACGCCACGAGGCCCGCGCGCGCATCCTCGACGCCCTGGAGGGTCCGGCCTGCCGCGCCCGCTACGGCCTGCGGACGGTCCTGGCCCCGCGCGTGCGCGAACGCGCCCTGGAGGACGCCACCGGCGACACCCTGGACTCCGCGCTCTGCGCCCTCCAGGCCGCCTGGGCCTGGGAGCGCCGTTCCCAGGGCTGGGGCATGCCCGGCCCCGAACGGGTGGACCCCGCCATGCTGGCCTTCGAGGGCTGGATCGCCGATCCGGCCTGCATCGCCCCGGCCCGGCCCTGA
- a CDS encoding ABC transporter substrate-binding protein produces the protein MSPNGRSSTVPALVLAGLLLCLAAPSPAQTPRAETPLRVFVVQSYNQEYVWTRTINEGLREALRGLDVVIEFFYLDAKRKPDPDNLRRVAREALARIEARRPQVVVAVDDPAQAYLVEPFLKGRASPQVIFCGVNAPLALYGYPAANVSGVRERWHFREGFAFLRQLFPDVGSVALLLDESESAGFVLDDLREDQRLNGPFAVRLAAVEQVATFQAWRRKVLELQERADALALGLYHSLVDEETGLVVPPEQVAAWNDTVVRKPTLGFTDFSRDHGHLAGVLESGHEQGFLAGGMVREILTTRVAAGTLPVRINDQGIVFLNLRTAERLGLKIPYEFIEAGEVVVR, from the coding sequence ATGTCTCCCAACGGGCGGTCCTCCACCGTCCCGGCGCTCGTACTGGCCGGACTTCTTCTGTGCCTCGCCGCACCCTCACCGGCCCAGACGCCCAGGGCGGAGACGCCTTTGCGCGTCTTCGTGGTGCAAAGCTACAACCAGGAATACGTCTGGACCCGGACCATCAACGAGGGCCTGCGCGAAGCCCTGCGCGGGCTCGACGTGGTCATCGAATTCTTCTACCTGGACGCCAAGCGCAAGCCCGACCCCGACAACCTCCGGCGTGTGGCCCGGGAAGCCCTGGCCCGCATCGAGGCGCGGCGGCCCCAGGTGGTGGTGGCCGTGGACGACCCTGCCCAGGCCTACCTGGTGGAGCCCTTCCTGAAGGGCCGCGCCTCGCCGCAGGTGATCTTCTGCGGGGTCAACGCGCCCCTGGCGCTCTACGGCTACCCGGCGGCCAACGTCTCCGGCGTGCGGGAGCGCTGGCACTTCCGCGAGGGCTTCGCCTTCCTGCGCCAGCTCTTCCCGGACGTCGGCTCCGTGGCCCTGCTCCTGGACGAATCCGAATCGGCGGGTTTCGTCCTGGACGACCTGCGCGAGGACCAGCGCCTTAACGGCCCCTTCGCCGTGCGCCTGGCCGCCGTGGAACAGGTGGCGACCTTCCAGGCCTGGAGACGCAAGGTGTTGGAACTCCAGGAGCGCGCCGACGCCCTTGCCCTGGGCCTCTACCACTCGCTCGTGGACGAGGAGACGGGCCTGGTGGTCCCGCCTGAGCAGGTGGCCGCCTGGAACGACACGGTTGTGCGCAAGCCCACCCTGGGCTTCACCGACTTCTCCCGCGACCACGGACACCTGGCGGGCGTGCTGGAATCCGGGCACGAGCAGGGTTTCCTGGCCGGCGGCATGGTGCGGGAGATCCTCACGACCAGGGTGGCCGCCGGAACGCTCCCCGTGCGCATCAACGACCAGGGCATCGTCTTCCTGAACCTGCGCACCGCCGAGCGGCTGGGCCTGAAAATCCCCTACGAATTCATCGAGGCTGGCGAGGTGGTGGTGCGATGA
- the malQ gene encoding 4-alpha-glucanotransferase produces MHRRGAGILLHVTSLPSPYGVGDMGPGTLDFLDFLVEAGQSVWQILPLTPTSSFIGDSPYSSDSAFAGNPLLLSPELLVRDGWLDRDDLGSMPRHDPARADFPQAAAFKERLLDLAFERAAASLERRPEFARFRAEQASWLDDYCLFKALKHALGGLSWTRWPAPLRDRDPEALAGRRQALDRRVLKEAFVQHLFHDQWSALKAEAARRDILVVGDAPIYVTQDSADVWANPELFKLGPDREPLFVAGVPPDYFSETGQRWGNPVYDWDAHLASGFAWWIKRLAHNFRLFDFVRLDHFRGFAGYWEIPAEEKTAVKGRWVDAPGQAFFKSLLAHFPVLPILAEDLGVITPDVRELRDAMGFPGMKVLQFAFGPDVGENRDAPHHHVENCVAYTGTHDNNTARGWFLHDAGEIGRQSLQEYVGRSLAPAEAPWELLRLASMSVARLSVAPLQDALGLDASARMNTPSVARGNWAWRVTTEQFSPALAQRLAGLAALHGRSRRAAPRQG; encoded by the coding sequence ATGCACAGACGCGGCGCGGGAATCCTTCTGCATGTCACGAGCCTGCCCTCGCCCTACGGCGTCGGCGACATGGGACCGGGCACCCTGGATTTCCTCGATTTCCTCGTGGAGGCCGGACAGTCCGTCTGGCAGATCCTGCCCCTCACCCCAACCTCCAGCTTCATCGGGGATTCGCCCTATTCGTCGGACTCGGCCTTCGCGGGCAACCCCCTGCTCCTGAGCCCTGAGCTCCTCGTGAGGGACGGCTGGCTCGACCGGGACGACCTGGGCAGCATGCCCCGCCACGATCCAGCCCGGGCCGACTTCCCCCAGGCCGCGGCCTTCAAGGAACGCCTGCTCGACCTGGCCTTCGAGCGCGCCGCCGCCTCCCTGGAGCGGCGCCCGGAGTTCGCCCGCTTCCGCGCCGAACAGGCCTCCTGGCTGGACGACTACTGCCTCTTCAAGGCCCTCAAGCACGCCCTGGGAGGCCTCTCCTGGACACGCTGGCCCGCCCCCCTGCGCGACCGCGACCCCGAAGCCCTGGCCGGACGCCGCCAGGCCCTGGACCGGCGGGTGCTCAAGGAAGCCTTCGTCCAGCACCTCTTCCACGACCAATGGAGCGCCCTCAAGGCCGAGGCCGCCCGGCGCGACATCCTCGTGGTGGGCGACGCGCCCATCTACGTCACCCAGGACAGCGCCGACGTCTGGGCCAACCCGGAACTCTTCAAGCTCGGCCCGGACCGCGAACCCCTCTTCGTGGCGGGCGTGCCCCCCGACTACTTCTCCGAGACCGGCCAGCGCTGGGGCAACCCCGTCTACGACTGGGACGCCCACCTGGCCTCGGGTTTCGCCTGGTGGATCAAACGCCTCGCCCACAACTTCCGCCTCTTCGACTTCGTGCGCCTGGACCATTTCCGGGGCTTCGCGGGCTACTGGGAAATTCCCGCCGAGGAGAAGACCGCCGTCAAGGGCCGCTGGGTCGATGCCCCGGGCCAGGCCTTTTTCAAGTCCCTGCTGGCCCACTTCCCCGTGCTGCCCATCCTGGCCGAGGACCTGGGCGTGATCACCCCCGACGTGCGCGAACTGCGCGACGCCATGGGCTTCCCCGGCATGAAGGTGCTCCAGTTCGCCTTCGGCCCCGACGTGGGCGAAAACCGGGACGCTCCCCACCACCACGTGGAGAACTGCGTGGCCTACACCGGCACCCACGACAACAACACCGCCCGGGGCTGGTTCCTGCACGACGCCGGAGAGATCGGGAGGCAGTCGCTGCAGGAGTACGTCGGGCGCTCCCTGGCCCCCGCCGAGGCCCCCTGGGAGCTCCTGCGCCTGGCCTCCATGAGCGTGGCCCGCCTGTCCGTGGCCCCTCTCCAGGACGCCCTGGGCCTGGACGCCTCCGCGCGCATGAACACCCCCTCGGTGGCCAGGGGCAACTGGGCCTGGCGCGTCACCACGGAGCAGTTCTCCCCCGCGCTGGCCCAGCGGCTGGCCGGGCTGGCCGCTCTCCACGGGCGCTCGCGCCGTGCGGCCCCACGGCAGGGCTAG